The following coding sequences lie in one Arachis ipaensis cultivar K30076 chromosome B03, Araip1.1, whole genome shotgun sequence genomic window:
- the LOC107629698 gene encoding uncharacterized protein LOC107629698 isoform X1 encodes MMKFAGYSLGVSFAPIGSNVFAKSFRFPIVGSIYRGNLRSSRLFSASCWREQSNGKNGVVAKQYLPPWFSVAPMMDWTDNHYRTLARLISKHAWLYTEMIAAETIVHQKDNLDRFLAYSPDQHPIVLQIGGYIENLAKATELANAYCYDEINLNCGCPSPRVAGHGCFGVSLMLDPKFVAEAMSAIAANTNVPVSVKCRIGVDDHDSYDQLCDFIYNVSSFSPTKHFIIHSRKALLNGISPAENRNIPPLKYEYFYGLLRDFPDLTFTINGGISGIDEVNAAREAGAHGVMLGRAAYNNPWHILGHVDTAIYGAPRSGLTRRQVLKKYQVYGDSVLGKYGHKPTVRDIVKPLLNLFHSAPGNGLWKRKADAAFRSCTNSCAIQTIESFFEETLVAIPDLVLDSSAVEPPPGRGDLFANIDSLLPPPYRTREEEIVLCA; translated from the exons ATGATGAAGTTTGCAGGGTACTCCTTGGGAGTTTCATTTGCTCCCATAGGCTCAAATGTCTTTGCAAAAAGTTTCAGATTCCCAATAGTTGGTAGCATATATCGTGGGAATTTGCGAAGTTCAAGGTTGTTTTCTGCTTCTTGTTGGAGAGAACAATCAAATGGAAAAAATGGGGTGGTTGCAAAACAGTATCTTCCACCTTGGTTTAG TGTTGCTCCAATGATGGATTGGACGGATAATCACTATAGGACTCTAGCACGCCTCATATCGAAGCATGCTTGGCTCTACACTGAGATGATTGCAGCTGAAACGATTGTTCATCAAAAGGACAACCTG GACAGGTTCTTGGCATATTCTCCAGATCAGCATCCCATTGTGCTTCAAATCGGAGGGTATATAGAAAATTTGGCAAAAGCAACTGAACTTGCTAATGCTTATTGCTATGATGAGATCAATTTAAA CTGTGGATGCCCTAGTCCAAGGGTAGCTGGACATGGATGCTTTGGCGTGAGCCTTATGCTTGACCCAAAG TTTGTTGCTGAAGCTATGTCGGCAATTGCTGCCAACACAAATGTACCTGTTAGTGTCAAATGTCGCATTGGAGTGGATGATCATGATTCCTATGATCAGCTAT GTGATTTCATTTACAATGTTTCGTCTTTCTCTCCCACTAAGCATTTCATAATTCACTCAAGGAAGGCATTGCTCAATGGCATTAGCCCAGCTGAAAATCGGAATATTCCTCCACTAAA ATATGAATATTTTTATGGCCTCTTACGTGATTTTCCTGACTTAACATTTACAATCAATGGTGGCATTTCTGGTATTGATGAG GTCAATGCAGCTCGAGAAGCTGGTGCTCATGGTGTTATGCTTGGACGTGCAGCATACAATAA TCCATGGCATATTTTGGGACATGTTGATACTGCAATTTATGGTGCACCACGCAGTGGTCTCACACGTCGTCAG GTACTCAAAAAATATCAAGTCTATGGAGATTCTGTGTTGGGAAAATATGGGCACAAGCCAACTGTGCGAGATATTGTGAAG CCTTTGCTCAATCTTTTCCATTCAGCACCTGGAAATGGACTTTGGAAGCGCAAAGCAGATGCTGCTTTCCGAAGTTGCACG AATTCTTGTGCTATCCAGACAATTGAATCATTTTTTGAAGAAACCCTTGTAGCAATTCCTGACTTGGTATTGGATTCGTCTGCTGTGGAACCACCGCCTGGCCGTGGTGATCTTTTTGCCAACATAGATAGTTTACTGCCTCCTCCTTACAGAACAAGAGAAGAAGAGATCGTTTTATGCGCTTAG
- the LOC107629698 gene encoding uncharacterized protein LOC107629698 isoform X2 — MMKFAGYSLGVSFAPIGSNVFAKSFRFPIVGSIYRGNLRSSRLFSASCWREQSNGKNGVVAKQYLPPWFSVAPMMDWTDNHYRTLARLISKHAWLYTEMIAAETIVHQKDNLDRFLAYSPDQHPIVLQIGGYIENLAKATELANAYCYDEINLNCGCPSPRVAGHGCFGVSLMLDPKFVAEAMSAIAANTNVPVSVKCRIGVDDHDSYDQLCDFIYNVSSFSPTKHFIIHSRKALLNGISPAENRNIPPLKYEYFYGLLRDFPDLTFTINGGISGIDEVNAAREAGAHGVMLGRAAYNNPWHILGHVDTAIYGAPRSGLTRRQVLKKYQVYGDSVLGKYGHKPTVRDIVKPLLNLFHSAPGNGLWKRKADAAFRSCTTIESFFEETLVAIPDLVLDSSAVEPPPGRGDLFANIDSLLPPPYRTREEEIVLCA; from the exons ATGATGAAGTTTGCAGGGTACTCCTTGGGAGTTTCATTTGCTCCCATAGGCTCAAATGTCTTTGCAAAAAGTTTCAGATTCCCAATAGTTGGTAGCATATATCGTGGGAATTTGCGAAGTTCAAGGTTGTTTTCTGCTTCTTGTTGGAGAGAACAATCAAATGGAAAAAATGGGGTGGTTGCAAAACAGTATCTTCCACCTTGGTTTAG TGTTGCTCCAATGATGGATTGGACGGATAATCACTATAGGACTCTAGCACGCCTCATATCGAAGCATGCTTGGCTCTACACTGAGATGATTGCAGCTGAAACGATTGTTCATCAAAAGGACAACCTG GACAGGTTCTTGGCATATTCTCCAGATCAGCATCCCATTGTGCTTCAAATCGGAGGGTATATAGAAAATTTGGCAAAAGCAACTGAACTTGCTAATGCTTATTGCTATGATGAGATCAATTTAAA CTGTGGATGCCCTAGTCCAAGGGTAGCTGGACATGGATGCTTTGGCGTGAGCCTTATGCTTGACCCAAAG TTTGTTGCTGAAGCTATGTCGGCAATTGCTGCCAACACAAATGTACCTGTTAGTGTCAAATGTCGCATTGGAGTGGATGATCATGATTCCTATGATCAGCTAT GTGATTTCATTTACAATGTTTCGTCTTTCTCTCCCACTAAGCATTTCATAATTCACTCAAGGAAGGCATTGCTCAATGGCATTAGCCCAGCTGAAAATCGGAATATTCCTCCACTAAA ATATGAATATTTTTATGGCCTCTTACGTGATTTTCCTGACTTAACATTTACAATCAATGGTGGCATTTCTGGTATTGATGAG GTCAATGCAGCTCGAGAAGCTGGTGCTCATGGTGTTATGCTTGGACGTGCAGCATACAATAA TCCATGGCATATTTTGGGACATGTTGATACTGCAATTTATGGTGCACCACGCAGTGGTCTCACACGTCGTCAG GTACTCAAAAAATATCAAGTCTATGGAGATTCTGTGTTGGGAAAATATGGGCACAAGCCAACTGTGCGAGATATTGTGAAG CCTTTGCTCAATCTTTTCCATTCAGCACCTGGAAATGGACTTTGGAAGCGCAAAGCAGATGCTGCTTTCCGAAGTTGCACG ACAATTGAATCATTTTTTGAAGAAACCCTTGTAGCAATTCCTGACTTGGTATTGGATTCGTCTGCTGTGGAACCACCGCCTGGCCGTGGTGATCTTTTTGCCAACATAGATAGTTTACTGCCTCCTCCTTACAGAACAAGAGAAGAAGAGATCGTTTTATGCGCTTAG
- the LOC107629699 gene encoding photosystem II 5 kDa protein, chloroplastic: protein MASSVTMTASFLGSSALSNRSPVATPRRVVVASAAKAVEGEKMVKVSYEDKEGSNNNGRRNMMFAAAAAAVCSVAGMAVADEPKRGTPEAKKAYAPICVTMPTARICNK from the coding sequence ATGGCATCATCAGTCACCATGACAGCATCATTCCTTGGCAGCTCAGCCCTCAGCAACCGGTCTCCGGTGGCAACCCCGAGGAGGGTGGTTGTAGCAAGTGCTGCCAAAGCAGTTGAAGGTGAAAAAATGGTTAAGGTAAGTTATGAGGACAAGGAAGGAAGCAACAACAATGGAAGGAGGAACATGATGTTTGCTGCAGCTGCAGCTGCTGTTTGCTCTGTTGCTGGCATGGCTGTGGCTGATGAACCAAAACGTGGCACCCCAGAAGCCAAGAAAGCCTATGCACCAATCTGTGTCACCATGCCTACAGCTAGGATTTGTAACAAATGA